One Tepidanaerobacter syntrophicus DNA segment encodes these proteins:
- a CDS encoding type II toxin-antitoxin system MqsA family antitoxin, translated as MNCIICKANLTEGKVNHIVDFGEGIIIIKNVPANICKQCGEYYLDTKTALKLESIVEEIKKNKAEVFIVNYSEMVA; from the coding sequence ATGAATTGCATTATTTGCAAAGCTAATTTGACAGAGGGAAAAGTAAATCACATTGTTGATTTTGGAGAAGGAATAATAATTATAAAAAATGTGCCTGCAAATATCTGCAAGCAGTGTGGAGAGTATTATCTAGATACCAAAACAGCCTTAAAATTAGAATCCATTGTGGAAGAAATAAAGAAAAACAAAGCAGAAGTATTTATTGTAAACTACAGTGAAATGGTAGCTTAA
- a CDS encoding DUF4258 domain-containing protein: MAFNMDSIKEALKKDKIKWSGHILTRMQQRGIKIKDIINCLSNGEIIEYYEDDYPYPSCLILGNTVDNKSIHVVCALEEDNIWMITAYYPSKSEWLDDLKTRRR, encoded by the coding sequence ATGGCATTTAATATGGATAGCATTAAAGAGGCTTTGAAAAAAGATAAGATAAAGTGGAGTGGACATATTTTAACTAGAATGCAGCAAAGAGGAATAAAGATTAAAGATATTATAAATTGCCTTTCAAACGGAGAAATTATAGAGTATTATGAAGATGACTATCCTTATCCAAGTTGCCTTATACTAGGCAATACAGTTGATAATAAAAGTATTCATGTGGTATGTGCCTTGGAAGAGGACAATATTTGGATGATAACGGCATACTACCCGAGTAAAAGCGAATGGTTAGATGATTTAAAAACTAGAAGGAGGTAG
- a CDS encoding Rpn family recombination-promoting nuclease/putative transposase, with the protein MGIQNPHDKFFKEIFGNVEVAEDFFTNYLPQSVLDIIDLKTIELQKDSFINKDLEESFSDLLFKVNINNTQGYIYFLFEHKSYPSKDIAFQLLKYMIEIWESKVRKEQLNKLPIIIPLVIYHGKERWKASTALKEMITGYDKLPEDVKIYIPNYEYLLYDISRFTDEEIKGKAQLKIFFTTVRDIFTKSGKGAWDSIDRAIAYLKELEDKQTATEYFETLMRYIFSVDKSLTSSDVSKIVKKIETTYPEGSEVVMTLAEKLREEGLKEGLEKGLEEGLEKGQVTALAKTALKLLSRKFGPLPEELKSKISKLDAVTLEVIIDGIFDYESLDDVKKYIK; encoded by the coding sequence ATGGGAATACAAAACCCCCATGACAAATTCTTTAAAGAAATATTCGGCAATGTAGAAGTAGCAGAGGACTTTTTTACTAACTACTTGCCTCAAAGCGTATTAGATATTATAGACCTTAAAACTATTGAACTTCAAAAAGACAGCTTTATCAACAAGGACTTAGAAGAAAGCTTTTCAGATCTTTTATTTAAAGTAAACATAAATAATACACAAGGCTATATCTACTTTCTCTTTGAACATAAAAGCTATCCATCAAAGGACATAGCATTTCAACTCTTAAAGTATATGATAGAAATCTGGGAATCAAAGGTTAGAAAGGAACAGCTAAATAAACTTCCAATAATAATACCTCTTGTAATATACCACGGAAAAGAAAGATGGAAAGCAAGCACCGCTCTTAAAGAGATGATAACCGGATATGATAAGCTTCCCGAAGATGTAAAGATATACATACCAAACTATGAATATTTACTTTATGATATATCAAGATTTACAGATGAAGAAATAAAAGGAAAAGCGCAACTTAAAATATTCTTTACCACAGTAAGAGACATATTTACTAAAAGCGGTAAAGGAGCATGGGATTCTATTGATAGAGCAATAGCATATCTAAAAGAACTTGAAGACAAACAAACAGCAACCGAATACTTTGAAACACTTATGCGCTATATATTCAGTGTAGACAAGAGCTTAACAAGCTCGGATGTTAGCAAGATAGTTAAGAAAATCGAAACTACTTACCCCGAAGGGAGTGAAGTTGTGATGACACTTGCTGAAAAACTTAGAGAAGAAGGTTTAAAAGAAGGCCTAGAAAAAGGACTTGAAGAAGGGCTGGAAAAAGGTCAAGTAACAGCTCTTGCGAAAACTGCACTAAAACTACTTAGCAGAAAGTTCGGCCCTTTGCCGGAAGAACTTAAATCCAAGATATCAAAATTAGATGCAGTTACCCTAGAAGTTATAATTGATGGCATCTTTGACTATGAAAGCTTAGATGATGTGAAAAAGTATATAAAATAA
- the lepB gene encoding signal peptidase I — translation MPKEMKSEIKEWIKAIGFALILALLVRGFIFEPMIVPTGSMIPTIQINDRILVNKFIYRFQESQYNDIVVFRYPDDHRQIFVKRLIGKGGDTIEIKNGVLYRNDIPLDEPYIKEAMWGDFEKHTVPEGHYFMMGDNRNNSKDSRFWNNSYVSRKEIIGKATYRIWPLNRAGRLE, via the coding sequence ATGCCAAAAGAGATGAAGTCTGAGATAAAAGAGTGGATTAAGGCTATCGGGTTTGCGCTGATTCTTGCTCTGCTTGTGCGGGGCTTTATTTTTGAACCCATGATAGTGCCAACAGGTTCTATGATACCTACTATTCAAATAAACGACAGGATTCTTGTAAATAAGTTTATTTATAGATTTCAAGAGTCGCAGTATAATGATATTGTGGTTTTCAGGTATCCCGACGACCACCGGCAGATTTTTGTAAAGCGGTTGATAGGCAAGGGTGGGGATACTATAGAGATAAAGAACGGCGTGCTTTACAGAAACGACATACCCCTAGATGAGCCTTACATAAAAGAGGCGATGTGGGGGGATTTTGAAAAACACACAGTGCCGGAAGGGCATTATTTTATGATGGGAGACAACCGAAACAACTCTAAAGACAGCAGATTTTGGAACAACAGCTACGTTTCCAGAAAAGAAATCATCGGCAAAGCCACCTACAGAATCTGGCCCCTAAACCGCGCCGGCCGCCTAGAATAA
- a CDS encoding CapA family protein, which produces MAKKLFKAALVFAICSILIGAVFYHTATRPAVLKEASGESRDFLDEEAVKSERGANTFATFLAVGDVMMHEGQIWAGYNDAAGSFDYSEFFHVVKDQISGADIAMADLETTLGGKEKEYTGYPMFNSPDEIADALRDAGFDIIVTSNNHSLDRGAEGALRTIRVLKEKGLIPIGTYESEEARNQIAVENVNGINMAFLSYTYGTNGIPIPKGKEYLVNLIDKDLIAGDLQKARQMADVVIVYLHFGEEYQRMPSSAQRELAHFVLENGADVIVASHPHVTQPSQWVEVSDSDEENEIPGTEQSSPTESGSTDSGNTGESVFPGTAQPGRKYIIYSMGNFISAQRFPHTEEGLMIKVTFEKDAESGKTHILDVKEIDTWVDKFVRDGRMRYVVRYGKKPA; this is translated from the coding sequence ATGGCGAAAAAACTGTTTAAAGCGGCGCTTGTATTTGCTATTTGCAGTATCTTAATAGGAGCGGTGTTTTATCATACTGCCACCCGGCCGGCTGTTTTAAAGGAAGCGAGTGGAGAGAGCAGGGATTTCCTCGATGAGGAAGCGGTAAAAAGCGAAAGGGGAGCAAATACTTTTGCCACTTTTCTTGCGGTAGGAGATGTGATGATGCATGAAGGACAAATATGGGCCGGCTATAATGACGCAGCGGGTAGTTTTGATTACTCGGAGTTTTTTCATGTAGTAAAAGACCAGATCTCCGGGGCGGATATAGCCATGGCAGACCTTGAGACAACCCTTGGCGGAAAAGAAAAAGAGTATACCGGTTACCCTATGTTCAACAGCCCTGACGAAATTGCAGATGCACTGCGGGATGCAGGCTTTGACATAATAGTGACGTCCAACAACCACAGCCTTGACAGGGGCGCGGAGGGGGCGCTTAGGACTATAAGGGTCTTAAAAGAAAAAGGACTTATTCCTATAGGGACATATGAGTCAGAGGAAGCCAGAAACCAAATTGCCGTAGAGAATGTAAATGGAATCAATATGGCGTTTTTGTCCTACACCTATGGCACAAACGGCATACCGATACCAAAGGGCAAAGAATATCTGGTAAACCTTATAGATAAAGATTTGATAGCAGGAGACCTTCAAAAAGCAAGACAGATGGCAGATGTAGTAATAGTGTATCTGCATTTTGGGGAGGAATACCAAAGGATGCCGTCGAGTGCCCAAAGAGAGCTGGCCCATTTCGTGCTGGAAAACGGGGCGGATGTGATAGTGGCAAGCCATCCCCATGTGACACAGCCCAGCCAGTGGGTAGAGGTCAGCGATTCTGACGAAGAAAATGAGATCCCCGGCACAGAGCAGTCAAGTCCGACAGAATCCGGCAGCACTGATAGCGGCAACACCGGAGAATCGGTTTTCCCCGGCACAGCTCAGCCCGGCCGAAAGTATATCATATATTCTATGGGCAACTTTATATCGGCACAAAGATTTCCTCATACAGAAGAAGGGCTTATGATAAAGGTAACTTTTGAAAAAGATGCAGAAAGCGGCAAAACCCATATATTAGATGTAAAAGAAATTGATACATGGGTGGACAAATTTGTAAGAGACGGCAGAATGAGGTATGTAGTAAGATATGGCAAAAAGCCGGCGTAA
- a CDS encoding ABC transporter ATP-binding protein has product MAGVIFKHINKVYPGGVKAVVDFDMEIKDKEFVVLVGPSGCGKSTTLRMVAGLEEISSGELYIGDKLVNDVSPKDRDIAMVFQNYALYPHMNVYDNMAFGLKLRKIPKSEIDRRVKEAANILGIENLLDRKPKALSGGQRQRVALGRAIVREPQVFLMDEPLSNLDAKLRVKMRTEIAKLHDRLQTTFIYVTHDQTEAMTMGSRIVVMKDGYIQQVDTPQNIYDHPANTFVAGFIGSPQMNFIDAALTREGDTIYVAFEGIKLPIPDGVAKKLDLSYVGKEVVLGIRPEDIHDEPAFLDYFPDYCFSVLVDIIELLGSETFLYLTLGQYSLIARVDPRSTAKVGDNIKIGFDMNKLHLFDKETTKRILE; this is encoded by the coding sequence ATGGCAGGAGTAATATTCAAACACATAAATAAGGTTTACCCCGGCGGGGTGAAGGCTGTTGTAGATTTTGATATGGAAATTAAGGACAAGGAGTTTGTGGTCTTGGTAGGTCCTTCCGGCTGTGGCAAGTCTACAACTCTTCGAATGGTGGCAGGGCTTGAGGAAATTTCCTCAGGCGAGCTTTATATCGGGGATAAATTGGTAAATGACGTATCTCCAAAAGACAGGGATATTGCTATGGTTTTTCAGAACTATGCCCTCTATCCTCATATGAATGTGTATGACAACATGGCTTTCGGCCTTAAGCTTAGGAAAATTCCAAAGTCGGAAATCGACAGGCGTGTGAAGGAAGCTGCCAATATACTGGGTATCGAAAACCTGTTGGACAGAAAGCCTAAGGCGCTGTCCGGAGGTCAGAGGCAGCGTGTGGCTTTGGGAAGAGCCATAGTCCGGGAGCCTCAGGTATTCTTAATGGACGAGCCTTTGTCAAACCTTGATGCAAAACTTCGCGTAAAGATGCGTACTGAAATCGCAAAGCTCCACGACAGGCTTCAGACCACGTTTATCTATGTCACCCACGATCAGACTGAGGCAATGACTATGGGCAGCAGGATAGTTGTTATGAAAGACGGCTATATTCAGCAAGTGGATACTCCGCAAAATATATATGATCATCCTGCAAACACTTTTGTGGCAGGATTTATCGGCAGCCCTCAGATGAACTTTATAGATGCGGCTCTTACAAGGGAAGGTGACACTATTTATGTTGCCTTTGAAGGGATAAAGCTGCCAATACCTGACGGAGTAGCTAAAAAACTAGATCTTTCTTATGTAGGCAAAGAGGTAGTCTTAGGCATACGGCCGGAGGATATCCACGATGAGCCGGCATTTTTGGACTATTTCCCCGATTACTGCTTTAGTGTTTTGGTGGATATTATTGAGCTTTTAGGTTCTGAAACCTTCTTATATCTTACCTTAGGCCAGTATTCTCTTATTGCAAGAGTGGATCCCCGCAGCACCGCCAAGGTGGGAGATAATATCAAGATCGGCTTTGATATGAACAAACTTCATCTTTTTGATAAAGAAACAACAAAGAGGATTCTGGAATGA
- a CDS encoding PucR family transcriptional regulator: MNDLLIQVLSEINANIRADFVLFDENGEMVFGRESFGKNANEKSILLAGKSYTLKAALSKERLEDFCFFIESIVKSRYDMELAAFIRGKPSLVSDFPFPSGLILIQNEVFCCTPNDSSFQGGDVAVNSNLTDKTREFVEEAFEEGIVVHIDNILALILPTEDRNELREAAEALYQTLAEEVSEKTAISLGGIAGSQAELCRAFVNAQKALEFACGKRFGVMSYAEMPLELIISQLSPEIRSEYKNEIDFESFDIDTLSTIRVFLDCNLHIAEAARKLYIHRNTLIYRLDKICAMTGLDLRDFNDALKMKIYLILHEFF; encoded by the coding sequence ATGAATGATTTGCTAATACAAGTTTTATCTGAAATAAATGCTAATATAAGGGCTGATTTTGTGCTGTTTGACGAAAATGGAGAGATGGTTTTCGGTAGGGAGTCTTTTGGTAAAAATGCCAATGAGAAAAGCATTTTGCTGGCAGGAAAAAGCTATACATTAAAAGCTGCTCTTTCAAAGGAGCGGCTAGAGGATTTTTGTTTTTTTATTGAAAGCATCGTAAAGTCAAGATATGATATGGAGCTTGCCGCTTTTATCCGCGGCAAGCCTTCTCTTGTATCGGATTTTCCTTTTCCTTCAGGCCTTATTCTTATACAAAATGAGGTTTTCTGCTGCACTCCAAATGACAGCAGTTTTCAGGGCGGCGATGTAGCTGTAAACAGTAATCTTACGGATAAGACCAGGGAATTTGTTGAAGAAGCCTTTGAGGAAGGCATTGTTGTACATATAGACAATATTCTGGCACTTATTCTGCCCACAGAAGACAGGAATGAGCTTCGGGAGGCGGCAGAGGCCCTTTATCAGACTCTGGCAGAGGAAGTATCGGAAAAAACCGCCATCAGTCTGGGGGGTATAGCAGGTTCTCAAGCTGAGCTCTGCAGAGCTTTTGTCAACGCCCAAAAGGCCTTGGAGTTTGCCTGCGGCAAGAGGTTCGGGGTGATGTCCTATGCCGAAATGCCTTTGGAGCTCATTATTTCCCAACTTTCTCCTGAAATACGAAGCGAGTATAAAAACGAGATAGATTTTGAAAGTTTTGATATAGATACGCTCAGCACTATCCGGGTCTTCTTAGACTGCAACCTGCACATTGCAGAAGCAGCCAGAAAGCTTTATATTCACAGGAATACCCTGATTTATCGTCTTGACAAAATTTGCGCCATGACAGGCCTTGATTTAAGGGATTTTAATGATGCGCTAAAGATGAAAATCTATCTTATACTTCATGAATTTTTCTAG
- a CDS encoding mannose-1-phosphate guanylyltransferase: MRYGVIMAGGGGTRFWPLSRINTPKQFLHIAGEDTMINNTIKRIKEIVPVDNIMIVANKAQENTLQEAVSEEIKDENILLEPVGRNTAACIGYAAMTIKKRHGDAVMGVFPSDHYIKNVTEFRRILEAAYEIAESTDKLVTIGIKPTFASTGYGYIRYNRDNFISSDGRLAYEVVDFVEKPPFSKAKQYLESGNYLWNSGMFIWKVSVILKSFERFLPKLYRSLMELEPYIDTEEEWSQIEKIYPTMQSISIDYGIMERSDEVVVIPGDFGWSDVGSWDSLGEVFPPDENGNIMRGDIIEIDTRNSVIYTNSHLVAAVGLENMIVVETADALLVCAKERAQDVKRVVDKLKEMGRKELL; the protein is encoded by the coding sequence ATGAGATACGGAGTAATAATGGCAGGCGGCGGAGGAACAAGATTTTGGCCGCTGAGCAGAATTAATACGCCTAAGCAGTTTTTGCACATAGCAGGCGAAGACACAATGATAAACAACACTATAAAGAGAATCAAAGAAATCGTGCCGGTGGATAACATAATGATAGTTGCCAACAAGGCCCAAGAAAATACACTGCAGGAGGCGGTTTCAGAGGAGATAAAAGACGAGAACATACTGCTGGAGCCGGTGGGGCGAAATACTGCGGCATGTATAGGATATGCGGCAATGACTATCAAAAAGCGGCATGGAGATGCTGTGATGGGCGTATTTCCCTCGGATCACTATATAAAGAATGTGACTGAATTTAGAAGGATTTTAGAGGCGGCTTACGAAATTGCCGAAAGCACGGATAAACTGGTGACGATAGGCATAAAACCTACATTTGCATCTACCGGATACGGCTATATCAGATATAATAGGGATAACTTTATATCCAGCGATGGAAGACTTGCCTACGAGGTAGTGGATTTTGTAGAAAAACCGCCTTTTTCAAAGGCTAAACAATACCTTGAAAGCGGAAATTACCTTTGGAACAGCGGTATGTTTATATGGAAGGTATCAGTTATATTAAAAAGTTTCGAAAGATTTTTACCAAAGCTTTACAGAAGCTTAATGGAATTGGAGCCCTATATTGACACAGAAGAAGAATGGAGCCAAATAGAAAAAATATATCCTACAATGCAGAGCATATCCATAGACTACGGAATAATGGAAAGATCCGATGAGGTAGTGGTGATACCGGGGGATTTCGGATGGAGCGACGTGGGATCATGGGATTCACTGGGAGAAGTGTTCCCGCCTGATGAAAACGGAAACATCATGAGGGGCGATATAATAGAGATAGATACCCGCAACTCTGTCATATATACGAACAGCCACCTGGTGGCGGCGGTAGGCTTGGAAAACATGATTGTTGTAGAGACCGCTGATGCGCTTTTAGTATGTGCAAAAGAAAGAGCCCAAGACGTAAAGCGGGTTGTGGACAAACTAAAGGAAATGGGCAGGAAAGAACTTCTCTAG
- a CDS encoding O-acetyl-ADP-ribose deacetylase, with amino-acid sequence MDRIEIVQGDITKMETDAIVNAANNTLLGGGGVDGAIHRAAGPGLLEECRKLGGCETGGAKITKGYNLPAKYVIHTVGPVWHGGVTGEDELLASCYKNSLKLAVEHGIKTIAFPSISTGAYRFPVDRAARIAVREIVNFLKNDGNIEKVYIVCFDKRTREAYEKALEEIEKGGII; translated from the coding sequence GTGGATAGAATCGAAATTGTCCAAGGGGACATTACCAAGATGGAAACAGATGCCATAGTAAATGCCGCAAACAACACACTTCTCGGCGGAGGAGGAGTGGACGGCGCCATACATCGGGCGGCAGGACCGGGACTTTTGGAGGAGTGCAGGAAACTTGGAGGCTGCGAGACAGGCGGGGCAAAGATTACAAAAGGCTATAATCTGCCTGCAAAATATGTCATACACACAGTAGGACCGGTGTGGCATGGAGGAGTAACAGGAGAAGACGAGCTTCTTGCATCCTGCTACAAAAACTCCCTAAAACTTGCAGTAGAGCACGGCATAAAAACCATCGCCTTTCCATCGATAAGCACAGGAGCATATAGGTTTCCGGTAGACAGGGCGGCAAGGATTGCGGTAAGGGAGATAGTAAATTTTCTAAAAAACGACGGCAACATCGAAAAAGTCTATATAGTTTGCTTTGACAAAAGAACCAGGGAGGCATACGAAAAAGCCCTGGAAGAAATCGAAAAAGGGGGGATTATATGA
- the dmpI gene encoding 4-oxalocrotonate tautomerase DmpI — MPVITIDGGKMTKEQKAALVKELVSAASKILEIPEQAFTTIIRENDFDNIGSGKTLLSEKHNK; from the coding sequence ATGCCGGTTATAACGATAGACGGAGGCAAAATGACAAAAGAGCAAAAAGCCGCCTTAGTAAAGGAGCTGGTGTCTGCTGCAAGCAAAATACTTGAAATCCCTGAACAAGCCTTTACAACGATTATAAGAGAAAATGATTTTGACAACATAGGAAGCGGCAAGACGCTGCTTTCAGAAAAACACAATAAATAA
- a CDS encoding glucose-6-phosphate isomerase has translation MKKITLDYSNALNFIRQEEIDLMQEKVSLCHRMLHEKTGAGRDFLGWVDLPENYDKEEFERVKAAADRIKQQSDVLVVIGIGGSYLGARAALEMLNPPFSNEFSGRTKVYFAGHNMSSSYLKGLLDVIEGKDISVNVISKSGTTTEPAIAFRVFKEYMEEKYGREEASKRIYATTDKNKGALKSLAESQGYESFVIPDDVGGRYSVLTPVGLFPMAAGGIDIDKVMEGARDAAEDLKSESLKDNFSYQYAAIRNIMYLKGKLIEIMVNYEPSLFYFGEWYKQLFGESEGKDMKGIFPTALNFTTDLHSMGQYIQEGRKHIFETVLNVEKPAWEITIKPDKDDLDGLNYISGKTIDYVNKMAMEGSIEAHVDGGVPNLIVNIPEISPYYFGYMAYFFEKACGMSGYLLGVNPFDQPGVEAYKTNMFKLLGKPGYK, from the coding sequence GTGAAAAAGATTACCTTAGATTATTCCAATGCACTAAACTTTATAAGGCAGGAAGAAATTGATTTAATGCAGGAAAAAGTAAGCCTGTGCCACAGAATGCTCCATGAAAAGACAGGAGCCGGCAGGGATTTCTTAGGCTGGGTAGACTTACCTGAAAACTACGATAAAGAAGAATTTGAAAGAGTAAAGGCGGCTGCAGACAGGATAAAGCAGCAGTCAGATGTTTTAGTGGTTATAGGGATAGGCGGGTCCTATCTTGGAGCAAGAGCCGCCCTTGAGATGCTGAACCCTCCGTTTTCTAATGAATTTTCAGGAAGGACGAAGGTTTACTTTGCGGGACACAACATGAGCTCCTCTTATTTAAAAGGTCTTTTGGATGTTATAGAGGGGAAAGATATTTCAGTAAATGTTATATCAAAATCCGGAACTACCACAGAGCCTGCCATAGCTTTTAGGGTTTTTAAAGAGTATATGGAAGAAAAATACGGCAGAGAAGAAGCCTCAAAGCGGATATATGCGACAACGGACAAAAACAAAGGCGCATTAAAATCCCTTGCAGAAAGCCAAGGCTACGAAAGCTTCGTAATCCCGGATGATGTAGGCGGAAGATACTCAGTGCTGACACCGGTGGGCCTTTTCCCCATGGCAGCGGGAGGTATTGATATAGACAAGGTAATGGAAGGGGCAAGGGATGCGGCAGAGGATTTAAAATCAGAAAGCCTAAAAGACAACTTCTCCTACCAATATGCCGCTATAAGGAATATAATGTATCTTAAAGGGAAACTCATAGAAATAATGGTAAATTACGAGCCGAGCCTTTTTTACTTCGGAGAGTGGTACAAGCAGCTTTTCGGAGAATCCGAAGGAAAGGATATGAAAGGAATATTTCCCACGGCATTAAATTTCACCACAGACCTGCACTCAATGGGCCAGTATATTCAAGAGGGAAGAAAGCATATATTCGAAACAGTGCTTAACGTAGAAAAGCCTGCCTGGGAAATTACAATAAAACCCGACAAAGACGACCTGGACGGCCTTAACTACATAAGCGGCAAAACAATAGACTATGTAAACAAGATGGCCATGGAAGGCAGCATAGAGGCACATGTGGACGGAGGGGTGCCCAACCTTATAGTCAACATCCCCGAGATTTCGCCTTATTACTTTGGCTACATGGCCTACTTTTTCGAAAAGGCCTGCGGCATGAGCGGGTATCTTTTGGGAGTAAACCCCTTCGATCAGCCGGGCGTTGAAGCTTACAAGACAAATATGTTCAAACTCCTGGGGAAACCGGGATATAAATAA